A part of Setaria viridis chromosome 8, Setaria_viridis_v4.0, whole genome shotgun sequence genomic DNA contains:
- the LOC117833731 gene encoding protein RETICULATA-RELATED 1, chloroplastic: MASATSLAAASAHHHTRHSAPFPAHAYPQQPRQCARLPPSPRPRLVLRASASASALPAPDHAAEELERCLAAAPATAPPEMKGGRRRGGAFGAVTLENAPLDLAKRLKKAHPELATAGGGGDIGKKIGHGGGDGGDDDGDDDDYFDDFEDGDEEGGFFKRRIVIQELFNREFIDAVLQEWYKSMSNLPAGLRQAYEMGLVSSAQMVQYLSIFGRPTKARYFSRAFPSFFSRGLVGRMLADPSFLHKMTLEFLATITSSVWWEMENRKERFQQELDLVFVNVFTATICNLAVFCCLAPCRSYTIQRVPNNIFEKSYPMRQFDLLRRTQSFFSKAAQLCLGGLVVGSIQGGLSKVISARKERLSIPIPSISTNALSYGAFYGLYANLRYQMLCGFDRSMLHHFDVLGVAIFFSTAIRLMNIQIGEVSRRGWIGEEADLLRSDNLLRGYGGLAELAGEQQSGWFLSNNAISSGLGLLGINHGDAPSKPRRKRIVRKVPAN, translated from the exons ATGGCTTccgccacctccctcgccgccgcttccgcgcACCACCACACCCGCCACTCCGCCCCCTTCCCCGCTCACGCGTACCCGCAGCAACCCCGCCAGTGCGCCCGCCTCCCCCCCTCTCCTCGCCCCCGCCTTGTCCTCCGGGCGtccgcctctgcctccgccttGCCGGCGCCCGACcacgcggcggaggagctggAGCGGTGCCTCGCCGCTGCGCCCGCTACGGCGCCGCCGGAGATGaagggcgggaggcggcggggcggcgcgttCGGGGCCGTCACGCTCGAGAACGCcccgctcgacctcgccaagcGGCTCAAGAAGGCTCATCCGGAG CTGGCaactgctggtggtggtggagacattgggaaaaaaattggccatggtggtggcgatggtggggatgatgatggtgatgatgatgattattTTGATGATTTTGAAGATGGAGACGAAGAAGGTGGATTTTTCAAGAGACGAATTGTTATACAAGAG CTTTTTAATAGAGAGTTCATTGATGCTGTTCTTCAAGAGTGGTACAAATCAATGAGTAATCTGCCTGCTGGTTTGCGTCAAGCTTACGAGATG GGTTTGGTCAGCTCGGCCCAAATGGTTCAATATTTGTCAATATTTGGAAGACCTACAAAGGCTAGATATTTCTCTCGGGCTTTTCCAAGCTTTTTCTCAAGAGGGCTTGTTGGAAG AATGCTTGCAGATCCATCTTTCTTGCATAAGATGACACTAGAATTTCTAGCTACCATTACTTCATCTGTTTGGTGGGAGATGGAGAACCGTAAGGAGAG GTTTCAACAAGAATTGGATTTGGTGTTTGTCAATGTTTTTACTGCCACAATTTGCAATTTAGCTGTTTTCTGTTGTCTCGCACCTTGCCGGTCTTATACAATTCAGAGAGTTCCCAACAATATATTTGAAAAGAGCTATCCTATGAGACAGTTTGATCTTCTAAGGAGAACCCAATCCTTCTTTAGCAAGGCTGCTCAGCTTTGCTTAGGTGGGCTAGTCGTTGGCTCTATTCAGGGTGGTCTATCTAAAGTCATTTCTGCTAGAAAAGAAAG GCTGTCGATACCAATTCCTTCTATCAGCACTAATGCTCTTAGTTATGGGGCTTTCTATGGGCTGTACGCGAATTTGCGGTATCAGATGTTATGTGGCTTTGATAGATCTATGCTACACCATTTTGATGTTCTTGGTGTTGCAATCTTCTTCAGCACAGCGATAAG GCTGATGAATATTCAAATTGGGGAAGTATCAAGACGTGGCTGGATCGGTGAGGAAGCTGATCTGCTGCGGTCAGACAATTTATTGAGAGGCTATGGTGGTCTAGCAGAGCTTGCTGGGGAACAACAGTCAGGGTGGTTTCTATCCAATAATGCGATTTCATCTGGCCTTGGACTTCTAGGTATTAATCATGGTGATGCCCCTTCAAAACCTCGGAGAAAGAGAATTGTCCGAAAGGTCCCTGCTAATTGA
- the LOC140220233 gene encoding replication protein A 70 kDa DNA-binding subunit B-like — protein sequence MEYSLLSQINPARHNWCVKVRVARMWQVSRTSKGRDFASMELVVVDEEGQGIMASIIDKALKKFSKSIVEGHCYCVRNFQVSKQERKFKAIPSTYTIFLTPWTIIEEIHAEVSASLPRYVFSFVDFDDLDHSRARHGQGLVDIIGQLAVVHLVVHSSSLNGPSVRWEVELPDLSDRVLSVTLWGEYATPFEDEVLIETTGNDEPVVIIFARMQVRLYQGAPNCLSNAATKWYINIDIPEVNAFRASLQGRGSEVLLPGDVDATVGDVDEENANRKTVSELLFLNPHDSNDVLFTCHTTIKEIDVTNGWWYKGCSICKKGLKQTLQGFACTNCNETEPVVVPSYKLNVVIEDATSRAKIFMFGGVAEQVERRTAAKLVEESSSNQILLLGALRALVGRSYVFQVISEQTYRTEQLCLEGWC from the exons ATGGAGTACAGCTTGTTATCACAGATTAACCCAGCCAGGCATAATTGGTGTGTCAAGGTTAGAGTAGCTAGGATGTGGCAGGTATCTAGGACTTCTAAGGGGAGAGACTTTGCCTCCATGGAACTTGTCGTTGTTGATGAAGAG GGCCAAGGAATTATGGCTTCCATTATTGATAAAGCCCTTAAAAAATTTTCAAAGTCTATAGTGGAGGGACATTGCTATTGTGTAAGAAATTTCCAAGTCAGTAAGCAAGAAAGAAAATTCAAAGCTATACCCAGTACATATACTATCTTTCTCACGCCGTGGACCATTATTGAAGAAATACATGCTGAGGTGTCGGCTAGTCTTCCCCGGTACGTTTTTAGTTTTGTGGACTTTGATGATCTCGATCATAGTAGAGCAAGGCATGGACAAGGTTTAGTAG ATATCATTGGGCAGCTTGCAGTCGTACACCTAGTTGTGCATTCTAGCAGTTTGAATGGCCCATCTGTAAGGTGGGAAGTGGAGCTACCTGACTTAAG TGACAGGGTTTTATCAGTAACTTTATGGGGTGAGTATGCAACACCTTTTGAGGATGAGGTGCTTATAGAAACTACAGGGAACGATGAGCCAGTTGTGATCATTTTTGCTAGGATGCAAGTAAGGCTATACCAAG GCGCTCCCAACTGCTTGAGTAATGCTGCAACAAAATGGTATATAAACATTGACATTCCTGAGGTTAATGCCTTCCGTGCTAG TCTACAAGGAAGAGGCTCTGAAGTTCTCCTACCAGGGGATGTTGATGCTACAGTAGGTGATGTCGACGAGGAAAATGCTAATAGAAAGACTGTTTCCGAGCTTTTGTTCTTAAATCCCCATGACAGTAAT GATGTACTCTTTACATGCCACACAACTATAAAGGAAATTGATGTCACAAATGGTTGGTGGTATAAAGGCTGCAGTATATGCAAAAAGGGTTTAAAGCAAACCCTCCAAGGTTTTGCATGTACCAACTGTAATGAAACAGAGCCGGTGGTCGTTCC TAGCTACAAGCTAAATGTAGTGATTGAGGATGCCACTAGCCGTGCAAAAATATTTATGTTTGGGGGCGTAGCTGAGCAGGTTGAGCGGCGGACTGCCGCTAAACTTGTGGAAGAAAGTTCGTCCAATCAAATCTTACTGCTTGGAGCTCTTCGTGCTCTTGTTGGTCGCAGCTATGTTTTTCAGGTAATTAGTGAACAAACATATAGGACTGAACAGCTGTGTTTAGAAGGGTGGTGCTAA